A genomic segment from Physeter macrocephalus isolate SW-GA unplaced genomic scaffold, ASM283717v5 random_209, whole genome shotgun sequence encodes:
- the DHX58 gene encoding ATP-dependent RNA helicase DHX58 — translation MLSRQGCRMELRPYQWEVIMPALEGKNIIIWLPTGSGKTRAAAYLAKRHLETVDGAKVVVLVNRVHLVTQHFEEFSSMLGRRWTITTLSGDMGPRAGFGHMARRHDLLICTAELLQKALTSLEEEEHVELNAFSLLVVDECHHTHKDTVYNVILSRYLELKLRRTRPLPQVLGLTASPGTGGASTLDGAIDHVLQLCANLDTWRIMSPQDYRSQLQEYSCQPCKQYDLCHRRTQEPFGDMLKELMDQIHDQMEMPELRRDFGTQTYEQQVVELSRNAAEAGLQERRVYALHLRRYNDALLIHDTVRAVDALATLQDFYDRERTTKTQILRAERWLLALFDDHKNKLAHLATCGPENPKLEVLEEVLQKQFRSPDSPRGIIFTRTRQSAHSLLLWLQQQPGLQTVDIRPQLLIGAGNSSQSPQMIQMTQRDQQEVIQKFRTGTLNLLVATSVAEEGLDIPQCKVVVRYGLLTNEISMVQARGRARASQSVYSFVVAEGSRELKRELTNEALETLMERAVAAVQEMDQAKYQAKIQDLQRAALVKRAAQAAQRESHQHKFLAQHVRLLCVHCTVPVGYGSDLQRLEGTHYVNVNPNFSIYYNISQEPVVINRVFKDWKPGGVISCRNCGEVWGLQMIYKSVKLPVLKVRSLLLETPQGRVQSKKWSRVPFTVPDFDYVQHCAQSLADFSLD, via the exons ATGCTAAGCCGGCAGGGCTGCAG AATGGAGCTGCGACCCTACCAGTGGGAGGTGATCATGCCTGCCCTGGAGGGCAAGAATATCATCATTTGGCTGCCCACGGGCTCCGGGAAGACCAGAGCAGCTGCTTATTTGGCCAAGAGGCATCTAGAGACTGTAGACGGAGCCAAGGTGGTTGTATTGGTCAACAGG GTGCACCTGGTGACCCAGCATTTTGAGGAGTTCAGCAGCATGCTGGGCAGACGCTGGACCATTACAACCCTGAGTGGGGACATGGGGCCACGAGCTGGCTTTGGCCACATGGCCCGCAGGCATGACCTGCTCATCTGCACGGCTGAGCTGCTGCAGAAGGCACTGaccagcctggaggaggaggagcatgTGGAGCTCAACg CCTTCTCCCTGCTGGTGGTGGATGAATGTCACCACACGCACAAAGACACCGTCTACAACGTCATCCTGAGCCGGTACCTGGAGCTTAAACTCCGGAGGACCCGGCCGCTGCCGCAGGTGCTGGGTCTCACAGCCTCACCGGGCACTGGCGGGGCCTCCACGCTCGATGGGGCCATTGACCACGTCCTGCAG CTCTGTGCCAACCTGGACACGTGGCGCATCATGTCACCCCAGGACTACCGCTCCCAGCTGCAGGAGTACAGCTGCCAGCCCTGCAAACAGTACGACCTCTGCCACAGACGCACCCAG GAGCCGTTTGGCGACATGCTGAAGGAACTCATGGACCAAATCCACGACCAGATGGAGATGCCCGAGTTGAGACGGGACTTCGGGACGCAGACCTACGAGCAACAAGTGGTGGAGCTGAGCCGGAATG CGGCTGAGGCGGGGCTCCAGGAGCGGCGGGTGTACGCGCTTCACCTGCGTCGCTACAACGACGCACTGCTCATCCACGACACGGTCCGTGCGGTGGATGCCCTGGCCACTCTGCAGGATTTCTACGACAGGGAGCGCACCACTAAGACCCAGATCCTGCGTGCAGAGCGCTGGCTGCTGGCGCTGTTTGATG ACCACAAGAATAAGCTGGCCCACCTGGCAACTTGTGGCCCAGAGAACCCGAAACTGGAGGTGCTGGAAGAGGTCCTGCAGAAGCAGTTCAGGAGCCCTGACAGCCCCCGGGGCATCATCTTCACCCGGACCCGCCAGAGTGCTCACTCCCTCCTGCTCTGGCTCCAGCAGCAGCCAGGCCTGCAGACAGTGGACATCAGGCCCCAGTTGTTGATTGGTGCTGGGAACAGCAGCCAGAGCCCTCAGATGATCCAGATGACTCAG AGGGACCAGCAAGAAGTGATCCAGAAGTTCCGGACTGGTACCCTGAACCTCCTGGTGGCTACGAGTGTGGCAGAAGAGGGGCTGGACATCCCCCAGTGTAAGGTGGTGGTGCGCTATGGGCTCCTGACCAATGAGATCTCCATGGTTCAG gCAAGGGGCCGTGCCCGGGCCAGCCAAAGTGTATACTCATTTGTGGTGGCCGAAGGTAGTCGGGAGCTGAAGCGGGAGCTGACCAATGAGGCGCTGGAGACTCTGATGGAACGGGCAGTGGCTGCTGTGCAGGAGATGGACCAGGCCAAGTACCAGGCCAAG atcCAGGATCTGCAGCGGGCAGCCTTGGTCAAGCGGGCCGCCCAGGCGGCCCAGCGGGAGAGTCACCAGCACAAGTTCCTGGCACAGCACGTGCGGCTCCTCTGTGTCCACTGCACGGTGCCTGTGGGCTATGGGAGTGACCTACAGAGGTTGGAGGGTACCCACTACGTCAACGTGAACCCCAACTTCTC GATCTACTACAAcatctcccaggagcctgtggtCATCAACAGAGTCTTCAAGGACTGGAAGCCTGGGGGTGTCATTAGCTGCAGGAACTGTGGGGAG GTCTGGGGTCTGCAGATGATCTACAAGTCAGTGAAGCTGCCGGTACTCAAAGTCCGCAGCTTGCTGCTGGAGACACCGCAAGGGCGGGTGCAGTCCAAGAAGTGGTCCCGCGTGCCCTTCACCGTGCCTGACTTTGACTACGTGCAGCACTGTGCCCAGAGCCTGGCAGACTTCTCCCTGGACTGA